A single region of the Roseivivax sp. THAF197b genome encodes:
- the yajC gene encoding preprotein translocase subunit YajC yields the protein MDGNALAQFVPLILIFAIMYFLLIRPQQKKMKEHQKMVENLRRGDQVVTQGGLIGKVVKVKEGNELEVELSEGVKVRVVQNTIAQVISKTEPANS from the coding sequence ATGGACGGCAACGCGCTGGCGCAATTCGTGCCCCTGATCCTCATCTTCGCGATCATGTATTTCCTTCTGATCCGCCCGCAGCAGAAGAAGATGAAAGAGCATCAGAAGATGGTCGAGAACCTGCGCCGGGGCGATCAGGTCGTCACGCAGGGCGGTCTCATCGGCAAGGTCGTGAAGGTCAAGGAAGGCAACGAGCTCGAAGTCGAGCTGTCCGAAGGCGTAAAGGTACGCGTCGTGCAGAACACCATCGCGCAGGTCATCTCGAAGACCGAGCCCGCCAACAGCTGA
- the secD gene encoding protein translocase subunit SecD, producing MLQIDTWKRVLILMVVAFGVVFSAPNLFYDRVEQHNDAVTAIERQGETEERLAAQAQWPDWLPATIVNLGLDLRGGAHLLAEVQVADVYDARLEAMWPEVRDTLRPLRDSVGTIRLRDNTPGELRVRIGNPENMGEALTAVRALAQPVASVAAAGATDIDVAGEGDELVVRLSEAEQRATDDRTVRQSLEIIRRRIDEVGTREPTIQRQGADRILIQVPGIGSAAELKEIIGTTAQLTFQPVVGRANEGSEPGIGNEVVPSLDEEGVFYELERAPVVTGEELVDAQPAFDQNGRPAVNFRFNTSGARSFGDYTAENIGNPFAIVLDDEVISAPVIQSHIPGGSGIITGNFTVEESTQLAVLLRAGALPAELTFLEERTIGPELGQDSIEAGKIATMVAFAMVLVFMFAAYGLFGLFANVALILNVAMLFAVLSVIGATLTLPGIAGIVLTVGMAVDANVLIFERIREELKTAKGPARAIERGYEKALSAIVDANITTMITAIILFAMGSGPVRGFAITLGVGIVTSVFTAIYVTRLFVTMWFERKRPKTLTV from the coding sequence ATGCTTCAGATCGACACCTGGAAACGCGTCCTCATCCTCATGGTCGTGGCCTTCGGCGTCGTCTTCTCGGCGCCGAACCTCTTCTATGACCGGGTGGAGCAGCACAACGACGCCGTGACCGCCATCGAACGGCAGGGCGAAACCGAAGAGCGGCTGGCTGCGCAAGCGCAATGGCCGGACTGGCTGCCCGCCACCATCGTCAATCTGGGTCTCGATCTGCGCGGCGGCGCGCATCTACTGGCCGAAGTGCAGGTCGCGGATGTCTATGACGCCCGGCTCGAGGCGATGTGGCCCGAAGTGCGCGACACCCTGCGCCCCTTGCGCGACAGCGTGGGCACGATCCGTCTGCGCGACAACACGCCCGGCGAGTTGCGCGTGCGGATCGGCAACCCCGAAAATATGGGCGAGGCGCTGACCGCCGTGCGCGCTTTGGCCCAGCCCGTGGCCTCGGTTGCAGCCGCTGGCGCCACCGATATCGACGTTGCGGGCGAGGGCGATGAGCTGGTCGTGCGCCTGTCCGAGGCCGAACAGCGTGCCACGGACGACCGCACCGTGCGCCAGTCGCTCGAGATCATCCGCCGCCGCATCGACGAGGTCGGCACGCGGGAGCCCACGATCCAGCGCCAGGGCGCCGACCGGATCCTCATCCAGGTGCCCGGCATCGGCTCGGCGGCGGAACTCAAGGAAATCATCGGCACCACGGCGCAGCTGACCTTCCAACCGGTCGTGGGCCGCGCGAACGAGGGCTCGGAGCCCGGCATCGGCAACGAGGTCGTCCCGTCGCTCGACGAGGAGGGCGTCTTCTACGAGCTCGAACGCGCCCCCGTCGTCACCGGCGAGGAACTGGTCGACGCGCAGCCTGCCTTCGACCAAAACGGCCGACCGGCAGTGAATTTCCGCTTCAACACCTCCGGCGCGCGCAGCTTCGGCGATTACACGGCGGAGAATATCGGCAATCCCTTCGCCATCGTGCTCGATGACGAAGTGATCTCCGCCCCCGTGATCCAGAGCCACATTCCCGGCGGCTCGGGCATCATCACCGGCAATTTCACCGTCGAGGAATCAACCCAGCTGGCCGTGCTGCTGCGCGCAGGCGCGCTGCCTGCGGAGCTGACCTTTCTCGAGGAGCGCACGATCGGCCCCGAGCTTGGCCAGGACAGCATCGAGGCGGGCAAGATCGCCACGATGGTCGCCTTCGCCATGGTGCTCGTCTTCATGTTCGCGGCTTACGGGCTCTTCGGGCTCTTCGCCAACGTGGCGCTGATCCTGAACGTGGCGATGCTGTTTGCGGTCCTGTCGGTGATCGGCGCCACGCTGACCCTGCCGGGCATTGCGGGGATCGTGTTGACCGTCGGCATGGCAGTCGATGCCAACGTGCTGATCTTCGAGCGGATCCGCGAGGAGCTGAAGACCGCCAAAGGGCCCGCCCGCGCCATCGAGCGCGGCTACGAGAAGGCGCTCTCGGCCATCGTGGATGCCAATATCACCACGATGATCACCGCGATCATCCTTTTTGCCATGGGATCGGGCCCGGTGCGGGGCTTTGCCATCACGCTCGGCGTCGGCATCGTGACCTCGGTTTTCACCGCAATCTATGTCACCCGTCTCTTCGTCACCATGTGGTTCGAGCGCAAGCGCCCGAAGACCCTGACCGTCTGA